Proteins encoded in a region of the Acidobacteriota bacterium genome:
- a CDS encoding ABC transporter permease — MSLFEALRIAFGSILGNKLRSFLTLLGVIFGVATVIVVVSIIEGFNAYVDDKIANIGTNAFSVQKYSIEDFASVEALNAARRRNKDVNIDDLEALQELAAGSRTIRDAAGKAASVADVKFGNETLQKIQLKANTPNLAEIENIETADGRYFSASDEEARRYVAFLGSEAAAKLFPNDSPIGKTIKVDGRTFQVIGVGKELGTAFGQTRDMYVAIPLRTFLSINGLRRNISISISSTTPEAYVEAADEVRTLMRTRRKLGPSEADNFGIVTPGAINKLRDQIFGTIQVAAIGVTSISLVVGGIVIMNIMLVSVTERTKEIGIRMSTGARRRDILKQFLAESVTLSLMGGAIGITIAFLLSQLVATLTPIPTALPIGWVIAAFLVSSGVGLASGVYPAWTAAGLDPIEALRSE, encoded by the coding sequence ATGTCGTTGTTCGAAGCATTAAGGATCGCATTCGGTTCCATTCTCGGGAACAAGCTCCGCTCATTCTTAACACTTCTCGGCGTGATCTTCGGCGTTGCGACCGTGATCGTTGTCGTTTCGATCATCGAGGGTTTCAACGCCTATGTTGATGATAAGATCGCGAACATCGGCACGAATGCATTCTCCGTACAAAAGTACTCGATCGAAGATTTCGCGAGTGTTGAAGCACTCAATGCCGCACGCCGCCGCAACAAGGACGTTAATATTGATGATCTTGAGGCCCTGCAGGAACTCGCTGCCGGAAGCCGTACTATCCGCGACGCAGCGGGCAAGGCGGCATCGGTCGCTGACGTCAAATTCGGCAACGAGACGCTCCAGAAGATACAGCTCAAGGCAAATACGCCGAATCTGGCCGAGATAGAGAACATCGAAACCGCTGACGGCCGCTACTTCTCGGCCTCGGATGAAGAAGCTCGGCGATACGTCGCGTTTCTCGGTTCCGAGGCGGCCGCAAAGCTCTTTCCAAACGATTCACCGATAGGCAAGACAATAAAGGTCGATGGCCGGACGTTTCAGGTGATCGGAGTCGGAAAAGAACTCGGAACCGCCTTCGGGCAAACGCGCGACATGTACGTCGCGATCCCGTTGAGGACGTTCCTTTCGATCAATGGGCTTCGCCGCAACATCTCGATCAGCATCAGTTCGACAACACCGGAAGCATACGTTGAGGCGGCAGACGAGGTGCGGACCCTGATGCGAACGAGACGCAAGCTCGGTCCCTCCGAAGCGGACAATTTCGGCATCGTAACTCCGGGAGCTATCAACAAACTTCGTGATCAGATCTTCGGAACCATTCAGGTCGCGGCCATCGGTGTTACATCGATCTCACTGGTCGTCGGCGGTATCGTTATCATGAACATCATGCTGGTCAGCGTAACGGAGCGAACCAAAGAGATCGGCATCCGAATGAGCACCGGCGCCCGCCGCCGCGATATTCTGAAGCAGTTCCTGGCGGAGTCGGTCACGCTGTCGCTGATGGGCGGAGCGATCGGCATCACGATCGCATTTCTTTTGTCGCAGTTGGTCGCGACGCTTACGCCGATACCGACGGCATTGCCGATTGGCTGGGTCATCGCCGCATTCTTGGTCTCAAGCGGGGTTGGGCTCGCATCGGGTGTTTATCCGGCGTGGACGGCAGCCGGGCTCGACCCGATAGAGGCACTCCGGAGCGAGTAG
- a CDS encoding MOSC domain-containing protein, with the protein MRPFENDQIITLTTAEIEARIDHVLAAPKDEGRLEMIVRRPATDAREVIQEGELDLEVGLVGDNWLTRGSSRTDSGLGHPEMQLNLMNCRFAELIAGSRERMPLAGDQLFVDLDMSGENLPPGTRIKVGDAVIEVTAIPHTGCKKFVERFGLDAMKFANSDFGRRHSLRGINAKVVEPGKVRTGDAVVVTSRPLRDT; encoded by the coding sequence ATGAGACCCTTCGAGAACGATCAGATCATTACGCTCACCACCGCCGAGATCGAAGCGAGGATCGATCATGTACTCGCCGCTCCGAAGGATGAAGGCCGACTTGAGATGATCGTCCGTCGGCCGGCGACCGACGCCCGCGAGGTCATTCAGGAAGGCGAACTCGATCTCGAGGTGGGCCTCGTTGGCGACAACTGGCTGACCCGCGGAAGTTCACGGACGGACAGTGGGCTCGGACATCCCGAGATGCAACTTAATTTGATGAACTGCCGTTTTGCGGAGCTTATTGCGGGCAGCCGCGAGCGCATGCCGCTTGCCGGTGACCAGCTCTTTGTTGATCTCGACATGAGCGGCGAAAATCTCCCGCCCGGAACCAGAATCAAAGTTGGCGACGCCGTGATCGAAGTGACCGCCATTCCGCACACCGGCTGCAAGAAGTTCGTTGAACGCTTCGGGCTCGACGCGATGAAGTTCGCCAATTCCGATTTCGGCCGCCGCCATAGCCTACGAGGCATCAATGCAAAGGTCGTCGAGCCCGGGAAAGTACGCACCGGCGATGCAGTAGTTGTCACCTCGCGGCCGCTTCGCGACACTTGA
- a CDS encoding zinc-dependent metalloprotease: MRRTTLAFLLIGIIAFSGSIGVFAQDPPPTPAETPAGPQRPGMPGARPGADQDPKPYDQVITKDAVSKDGVFKVHKIKDKFFYEIPAAEINKEFLWVTQIARTTLGVGYGGQALGRRVVRWERVDNKINLRSISYDIVADRNQPIAQAVAAANEDVILMAFPVAAWGPNEAAVIDVTRLFTTDLTELSARQRLQANTLDASRSYIERIATYPTNIEAVATHTYVRNPTPAGAPGGGGGSPFNQGMRPGSATVVLNHSMVKLPENPMQPRLFDERVGYFSVSNIDYGRPEHKATQRRFITRWRLEKKDPNAAISEPVKPIVYYIDSATPKWLIPFTKRGVEKWQKAFEAAGFKNAIIAKMAPTAAEDPTFSPEDARYSVIRWLPSTIENASGPHINDPRTGEILESDIQMYHNIMNLQRSWYFLQASPNDPRAQRLPMPDDLMGTLVEYVVAHEVGHTLGFQHNMKASSMYPAEKVRDRNWVKQYGHVSTLMDYSRFNYVAQPEDKIDPADLVPGIGPYDVWATMWGYKPIPTATNSDAEKATLDEWARQQDATPWYRFSTAGSAGSDPGELTEAVGDADAIYSTELGIRNLKRVAGYIVPASTTQKGEPYNDLSELYGRMLGQWTLELNHVAAIVGGYNSQQRHIGQNGVRFELIPNMRQKQAVAFLNENAFKTPTWALDKEILRRIEPLGALNRVRNAQNSVLNNLLSSSRFARLIEQQALDGAAAYQPAEFLADVRNGVFSELNGQNVVVDAYRRNLHRSYLDIANNKINGTVTVPANLPPGFAAMFMSSGDERAFYRAELREISAMAVRALANTTDRTTRIHLEGIRDHVSKILDPNQPVASNTRANALAMEMLELYLNPTACWPDYKIEP; the protein is encoded by the coding sequence ATGAGAAGGACCACACTCGCTTTTCTGCTTATCGGGATCATTGCGTTCTCGGGCAGCATTGGCGTATTTGCCCAAGACCCGCCGCCGACACCGGCCGAAACGCCCGCCGGCCCGCAGCGTCCCGGAATGCCCGGAGCGCGTCCGGGAGCTGACCAGGACCCGAAACCCTATGATCAGGTAATTACCAAAGATGCGGTGTCGAAAGACGGCGTCTTCAAGGTTCATAAGATAAAGGACAAATTCTTTTACGAGATCCCGGCCGCCGAGATCAACAAAGAGTTTTTGTGGGTGACGCAGATCGCCCGCACGACCCTCGGCGTCGGCTATGGCGGCCAGGCACTCGGCCGCCGCGTCGTCCGCTGGGAGCGGGTTGATAACAAGATCAATCTTCGCAGCATCAGCTACGACATCGTCGCCGACCGCAATCAGCCGATCGCACAGGCCGTGGCCGCAGCAAATGAGGACGTTATCCTAATGGCATTCCCGGTCGCGGCCTGGGGCCCGAATGAAGCCGCCGTTATTGACGTAACGCGGCTCTTCACGACCGACCTGACGGAGCTTTCGGCACGCCAGCGTCTGCAAGCAAATACGCTTGATGCCTCGCGTTCTTACATCGAACGCATTGCAACGTATCCGACGAACATCGAGGCTGTTGCGACGCACACTTACGTCCGCAATCCCACGCCGGCCGGCGCGCCGGGCGGTGGCGGCGGCAGTCCTTTCAATCAGGGAATGCGTCCGGGCTCGGCGACCGTTGTGCTCAACCACAGCATGGTCAAGCTTCCGGAAAACCCGATGCAGCCGCGGCTCTTTGACGAACGTGTCGGCTATTTCTCGGTCTCCAACATCGACTACGGCCGCCCCGAACACAAGGCGACCCAGCGGCGGTTCATCACCCGCTGGCGGCTTGAGAAAAAGGACCCGAACGCAGCCATCTCCGAACCGGTAAAGCCGATCGTTTACTACATCGACTCGGCAACGCCGAAATGGCTCATCCCGTTCACCAAACGCGGTGTCGAGAAATGGCAGAAAGCCTTCGAGGCCGCCGGGTTCAAGAACGCGATCATCGCCAAGATGGCCCCGACCGCCGCGGAGGATCCGACCTTCAGCCCCGAGGACGCTCGCTACAGCGTCATCCGCTGGCTGCCCTCGACCATCGAGAACGCCTCCGGCCCGCACATCAACGACCCGCGGACCGGCGAAATTCTCGAGTCGGACATCCAGATGTATCACAACATCATGAACCTCCAGCGTTCGTGGTACTTCCTTCAGGCGAGCCCGAACGACCCGCGTGCACAGCGGCTGCCGATGCCGGATGACCTGATGGGAACGCTTGTCGAGTATGTCGTTGCCCACGAGGTCGGCCATACGCTCGGCTTCCAGCACAATATGAAGGCGAGCTCGATGTACCCGGCCGAAAAGGTCCGCGACCGAAACTGGGTCAAGCAGTACGGCCACGTTTCGACCCTGATGGACTATTCGCGGTTCAACTATGTCGCCCAGCCGGAAGACAAGATCGACCCCGCCGACCTCGTCCCGGGCATTGGCCCCTATGACGTTTGGGCTACGATGTGGGGCTATAAGCCGATCCCGACAGCGACGAACTCCGACGCCGAAAAAGCGACGCTCGACGAATGGGCACGTCAACAGGACGCAACGCCGTGGTACCGCTTCTCGACAGCAGGTTCGGCCGGAAGCGACCCCGGCGAACTGACCGAAGCGGTCGGTGATGCCGATGCGATCTACTCGACCGAACTTGGCATTCGCAATCTAAAGCGGGTCGCCGGCTACATAGTCCCGGCCTCGACAACTCAAAAAGGCGAGCCCTACAACGACCTTTCCGAGCTCTACGGCCGTATGCTCGGACAATGGACGCTTGAGCTCAACCACGTTGCCGCGATCGTCGGTGGCTATAACTCGCAGCAGCGGCACATCGGGCAGAACGGCGTCCGTTTCGAGTTGATCCCTAACATGCGGCAGAAACAGGCAGTCGCGTTCCTCAACGAGAATGCCTTCAAAACGCCGACCTGGGCACTCGATAAGGAGATCCTCCGCCGCATCGAGCCGCTCGGAGCTCTCAACCGCGTCCGCAATGCACAGAACAGCGTGCTCAACAATCTGCTCTCAAGCTCACGGTTCGCACGGCTCATCGAGCAGCAGGCGCTTGACGGTGCGGCCGCGTATCAGCCGGCCGAGTTCCTGGCGGATGTCCGCAACGGCGTCTTCTCCGAACTCAACGGACAGAACGTCGTGGTCGATGCCTATCGCCGCAACCTGCACCGTTCTTATCTTGATATCGCAAATAACAAGATCAACGGCACCGTGACGGTTCCGGCGAACCTCCCGCCCGGCTTTGCCGCGATGTTTATGTCGAGCGGCGATGAGCGTGCGTTCTATCGTGCCGAGCTTCGCGAGATCAGCGCTATGGCCGTACGGGCACTTGCAAACACCACCGACCGCACGACCCGTATCCACCTCGAAGGCATTCGCGACCATGTCTCTAAGATCCTCGACCCGAACCAGCCGGTTGCCTCGAACACACGGGCGAATGCTCTTGCAATGGAAATGCTCGAGCTCTACCTAAACCCGACCGCCTGCTGGCCGGATTACAAGATCGAGCCCTAA
- the xth gene encoding exodeoxyribonuclease III, whose translation MKIATWNVNSINARMEHLRDWLERAGPDVVCLQETKCVDENFPFAAITEAGYKAEFFGQKSYNGVAILSKHEISDVVKGFPDDDDESPKRLIAGTVNGVRIVNTYIPNGTELWTDKFTFKLDWLQRLRQFFDDTCSAESDVLLCGDFNVAMEDLDVWTIQQWEGKLHFSKPERAAMYHVKQWGFVDAFRKINGDAQEFSWWNYREGAWQRNRGLRIDYIWTSPALAEKCTDCIIDRSTRELERPSDHAPVIAEFTI comes from the coding sequence ATGAAGATCGCGACCTGGAACGTTAATTCGATAAACGCGCGAATGGAGCATCTGCGTGATTGGCTGGAGCGTGCGGGGCCGGACGTTGTTTGCCTGCAGGAGACGAAGTGCGTTGACGAAAATTTCCCGTTTGCCGCGATCACCGAGGCGGGATACAAGGCCGAGTTCTTTGGCCAGAAGTCTTACAACGGCGTCGCGATCCTCTCGAAACACGAGATCTCGGACGTGGTCAAGGGCTTTCCCGATGACGACGACGAATCGCCAAAGCGCCTGATCGCCGGGACTGTCAATGGCGTCCGCATCGTCAACACTTATATCCCGAACGGAACCGAGCTCTGGACCGACAAGTTCACCTTCAAGCTCGATTGGCTTCAGCGGCTTCGCCAGTTCTTTGACGACACCTGTTCGGCGGAGAGCGACGTACTTCTCTGCGGCGATTTCAACGTCGCGATGGAGGACCTCGACGTCTGGACCATCCAGCAATGGGAAGGAAAGCTCCATTTCTCAAAGCCCGAACGGGCCGCGATGTACCACGTAAAGCAATGGGGTTTTGTCGACGCTTTTCGAAAGATCAATGGCGATGCACAGGAGTTCTCATGGTGGAATTATCGCGAAGGGGCGTGGCAGCGGAACCGCGGCCTGCGCATCGACTACATCTGGACCTCGCCGGCCTTGGCCGAGAAGTGTACCGATTGCATAATTGACCGCTCGACCCGAGAGCTCGAACGCCCAAGCGACCACGCACCGGTCATCGCTGAATTCACGATCTGA
- a CDS encoding site-specific DNA-methyltransferase, translating into MPEERERLSRAIGSVDADGSRIICGDAFAELPRIAAGSIHLLFADPPYNLSKTFGGSQFRRTDDELYEAWLDSWLKLAAPLLAPTASIYICGDWRSSAAIQRAGSRYFKLRNRITWEREKGRGAKANWKNAAEDIWFFTGSDKYTFNLDAVKQRRRVLAPYREEGKPKDWTETADGNFRDTHPSNIWTDITVPFWSMPENTDHPTQKPEKLLAKIILASTNEGDSVLDPFAGSGTTAVVARKLGRHFTAIESDEEYCLLAAKRLELAETDKAIQGLADGIFWERNSR; encoded by the coding sequence ATGCCCGAGGAACGCGAACGCCTTAGCCGGGCGATAGGTTCGGTTGATGCAGATGGCTCGCGAATCATCTGCGGCGACGCGTTCGCCGAATTGCCGCGGATCGCGGCCGGCTCGATCCATCTCCTATTTGCCGATCCGCCTTATAACCTCTCGAAAACCTTTGGCGGCTCGCAGTTTCGCCGGACGGATGATGAGCTTTATGAGGCGTGGCTCGACTCGTGGCTGAAGCTCGCGGCACCGCTCCTTGCTCCGACAGCAAGCATCTATATCTGCGGCGATTGGCGGAGCTCGGCGGCGATCCAGCGGGCCGGCTCTCGATATTTCAAGCTCCGCAACCGCATCACCTGGGAACGCGAAAAAGGCCGCGGAGCGAAGGCAAACTGGAAAAACGCCGCCGAGGATATCTGGTTCTTTACCGGCTCGGACAAATACACATTTAACCTCGACGCGGTCAAGCAGCGTCGCCGCGTGCTCGCTCCGTATCGCGAAGAAGGCAAGCCAAAAGATTGGACAGAAACCGCCGACGGGAACTTTCGCGATACGCACCCCTCAAACATCTGGACCGACATCACCGTGCCATTCTGGTCGATGCCCGAGAACACCGATCACCCGACGCAGAAACCCGAAAAACTCCTTGCCAAGATCATCCTTGCCTCGACCAATGAAGGCGATAGCGTCCTCGATCCATTTGCCGGGAGCGGCACGACGGCGGTCGTCGCCCGAAAGCTGGGCCGGCATTTCACGGCCATCGAATCCGACGAAGAGTATTGCCTCCTCGCCGCCAAACGCCTCGAACTCGCCGAAACCGACAAGGCCATCCAGGGCCTCGCCGACGGCATCTTCTGGGAACGCAACTCGCGATAA
- a CDS encoding DUF421 domain-containing protein, translated as MENSIIDGFLWLVGVEQEYANLSPWQIAVRTVVVYIIAYILVRLAKRRFMGDFSAIDIILGFVVGSVMARAITGSISILNMLIVIGVLLSVHWAFASVSYFSGGFEDAVEQDSRKLVEDGKAIEEALEKSKVTLAELRPACRENGNVEDIDEIKAAYLERDGSISIIRKTN; from the coding sequence ATGGAGAATTCGATCATTGACGGGTTTCTCTGGCTGGTCGGCGTCGAGCAGGAATATGCAAATCTTTCGCCGTGGCAGATCGCTGTTCGAACCGTCGTCGTTTATATCATCGCCTATATTCTTGTCCGCCTGGCAAAGCGACGGTTCATGGGCGACTTCTCGGCGATCGACATTATATTGGGTTTTGTGGTCGGTTCGGTGATGGCCCGAGCGATCACAGGCTCGATCAGCATTTTGAACATGCTGATCGTAATAGGCGTTCTTCTGAGTGTTCACTGGGCTTTCGCATCGGTCTCGTATTTTTCGGGCGGCTTTGAGGACGCGGTCGAACAAGATAGTCGGAAGCTGGTCGAAGACGGTAAAGCGATCGAAGAAGCGCTCGAGAAAAGTAAGGTGACCCTCGCGGAACTAAGGCCGGCGTGCCGCGAAAATGGAAACGTCGAAGATATCGACGAGATCAAGGCCGCATACCTCGAGCGCGACGGATCGATCTCGATCATAAGAAAGACGAATTAG
- a CDS encoding ATP synthase F0 subunit B gives MFLLAFAQSIQLFPDGTLFIHIALILVMIWALNRTFFKPINQVIAKRMRQKAGRGGEADDILRDVEEKNKQYDKKLLAARTKSYEMIEQEREAAVAARQAAIDSARAEASAYLNKEHADLDKERSEAKVTVALDAHKMAEQITATILKG, from the coding sequence ATGTTTTTGCTGGCCTTTGCCCAATCGATCCAGCTTTTTCCGGACGGCACTCTATTCATCCACATCGCGCTCATACTCGTGATGATATGGGCGCTCAACCGCACGTTTTTCAAGCCGATCAATCAGGTGATCGCCAAGCGCATGCGCCAGAAGGCCGGCCGCGGCGGCGAGGCCGATGACATCCTGCGCGACGTTGAGGAAAAGAACAAGCAATACGACAAGAAGCTGCTCGCGGCACGCACGAAGAGCTACGAGATGATCGAGCAGGAACGCGAAGCGGCCGTTGCGGCGCGCCAAGCGGCGATCGACAGTGCGAGGGCCGAGGCGTCGGCTTATCTCAACAAGGAGCATGCCGACCTCGATAAAGAGCGGTCCGAGGCAAAGGTAACGGTTGCCCTTGATGCTCACAAGATGGCGGAACAAATAACCGCGACGATCCTGAAGGGATAG
- a CDS encoding ATP synthase F0 subunit B: MFSFLLTGLLLFAGGGGTGASPEWWDKYINFPGFEIWRFVNLAIFVGVLTYLLKKPLSEAFKARREVIRAELIKAEEAKKAALAKLTEVETKLAGADAEIDQINREATRDVEAEKTRLMAQAEAEAKKLKQQAENESVRVHQVAQLELRRFAAEESLRVAEEKLRERVTPETDNRLVKEGIAAIGGLN, from the coding sequence ATGTTTTCCTTTTTACTCACAGGTTTATTGCTTTTCGCGGGCGGCGGCGGCACGGGTGCCTCGCCCGAGTGGTGGGATAAGTACATCAATTTCCCGGGCTTTGAGATCTGGCGTTTTGTAAACTTGGCGATCTTCGTCGGCGTTCTGACTTACCTGCTCAAGAAGCCGCTTTCTGAGGCCTTTAAGGCACGCCGCGAGGTTATCCGGGCCGAGCTGATCAAAGCCGAAGAGGCAAAGAAGGCCGCACTCGCAAAGCTGACCGAGGTCGAGACGAAGCTTGCCGGTGCGGATGCCGAGATCGACCAGATCAATCGCGAAGCGACGCGTGACGTCGAGGCCGAAAAGACAAGGCTGATGGCCCAGGCCGAGGCCGAAGCCAAGAAGCTTAAGCAGCAGGCCGAGAACGAATCTGTGCGTGTGCATCAGGTGGCCCAGCTCGAGCTTCGCCGCTTTGCCGCCGAGGAAAGCCTCCGCGTCGCCGAAGAGAAACTTCGCGAGCGTGTTACGCCCGAGACCGACAACCGGCTCGTCAAGGAAGGAATTGCCGCGATCGGAGGGTTGAACTGA
- the atpH gene encoding ATP synthase F1 subunit delta produces the protein MSSVETVARRYATALADVVEKTGEADSIRAELRTWEAMIASNADLSNAFGNPSIAHLKKEAVLEKLIARAKPSRTTSNFLRVLLRNGRINELAQVGTKFDSVIEERRGIVHGTVTSAHDLSAAENAELKAALEKVTGKTVNLTYSNDKDLIGGVVARIGSTVYDSSVKTQLATLRERLLER, from the coding sequence ATGAGTAGTGTTGAAACAGTTGCACGCCGCTACGCGACAGCCCTTGCCGATGTGGTCGAAAAGACCGGCGAGGCCGATTCGATCCGCGCGGAATTGAGGACCTGGGAGGCGATGATCGCCTCAAATGCCGACCTCAGCAATGCCTTTGGCAATCCGTCGATCGCACACCTGAAAAAGGAAGCCGTGCTCGAAAAGCTGATCGCACGGGCAAAGCCTTCGCGGACGACCTCGAATTTTCTCCGCGTTCTATTGCGGAACGGCAGGATCAATGAACTTGCTCAGGTCGGCACGAAGTTCGATTCGGTCATCGAGGAACGCCGCGGGATCGTGCATGGGACGGTTACCTCGGCCCACGACCTCTCAGCGGCCGAAAATGCCGAGCTTAAGGCGGCTCTCGAAAAGGTAACGGGCAAGACCGTTAATCTTACATACAGCAATGATAAGGACCTGATCGGCGGCGTCGTTGCCCGGATCGGCTCCACGGTTTATGACAGCTCGGTTAAGACCCAGCTTGCGACTTTAAGAGAAAGACTTTTAGAAAGGTAG
- a CDS encoding F0F1 ATP synthase subunit alpha codes for MEAIKANEISEIIRAQIEDFDASMKVDEVGSVIKVGDGIAEIYGLEKVMAGELLEFDHGVRGLALNLEEDKVGCVLFGDFQKIKEGDEAKRTKRIMSVPVGDAMVGRVVDALGNAIDGKGEILTDQFYPVESIAPGIIDRQPVKEPLQTGLKAIDAMVPIGRGQRELIIGDRQTGKTAVAIDTIINQKGKDVICIYVAIGQKASTVAQVRQKLEEYGAMDYTIIVNASASDPAAMQFLAPYSGCAMGEYFRDNGRHALTIYDDLSKQAAAYREISLLLRRPPGREAYPGDVFYLHSRLLERAAKMSDKRGGGSLTSLPIIETQAGDISAYIPTNVISITDGQIFLESDLFNSGVRPAINVGNSVSRVGGSAQIKAMKSVAGTLRIDLAQYRELAAFAQFGSDLDKSTQSQLERGKRLTEILKQGQYQPMEVEDQVIIIWTVTNGFADDVAVEDLKEFESQLHSYMKNTQPGVMNGLREKKALDDALKAELKEAIEDFKATRWGKEEAGAAAA; via the coding sequence ATGGAAGCGATAAAAGCTAACGAGATCAGTGAGATCATCCGTGCCCAGATCGAAGATTTCGATGCAAGCATGAAGGTTGACGAGGTCGGGTCGGTCATCAAGGTCGGCGACGGCATTGCCGAGATCTACGGCCTTGAAAAGGTAATGGCCGGCGAACTTCTTGAGTTTGACCATGGCGTCCGCGGCCTTGCACTCAACCTCGAGGAAGACAAGGTCGGCTGCGTGCTCTTCGGCGATTTCCAGAAGATCAAAGAAGGCGACGAAGCCAAGCGCACCAAGCGCATCATGAGCGTGCCGGTCGGCGATGCAATGGTCGGCCGCGTGGTCGATGCACTCGGCAACGCCATTGACGGTAAGGGAGAGATACTGACCGACCAGTTTTACCCGGTCGAAAGTATCGCTCCCGGCATCATCGACCGCCAGCCGGTTAAAGAGCCGCTCCAAACTGGCCTCAAGGCCATCGATGCGATGGTCCCGATCGGCCGCGGACAGCGTGAGCTGATCATCGGCGACCGCCAGACGGGCAAGACCGCCGTTGCGATCGACACCATCATCAACCAAAAGGGCAAGGACGTCATCTGTATCTACGTCGCAATCGGCCAGAAGGCCTCGACCGTTGCGCAGGTCCGCCAGAAGCTCGAAGAATACGGTGCGATGGACTACACGATCATCGTCAACGCCTCGGCTTCGGATCCGGCAGCTATGCAGTTCCTCGCTCCTTATTCGGGATGCGCGATGGGCGAATACTTCCGCGACAATGGCCGCCATGCTCTGACGATCTACGACGATCTTTCGAAGCAGGCTGCCGCATATCGCGAGATCTCGCTTCTGCTCCGGCGTCCTCCGGGCCGAGAAGCATACCCCGGCGACGTTTTCTATCTACACTCACGCCTGCTCGAGCGTGCTGCAAAGATGTCGGACAAACGCGGCGGCGGTTCGCTGACAAGCTTGCCGATCATCGAAACACAGGCCGGCGATATCTCGGCATATATTCCGACCAACGTCATCTCGATCACGGACGGGCAGATCTTCCTTGAGTCCGACCTCTTCAACTCGGGCGTCCGGCCGGCGATCAACGTCGGTAACTCGGTTTCCCGCGTTGGCGGTTCGGCACAGATCAAGGCGATGAAGTCGGTTGCCGGTACGCTCCGCATCGACCTCGCCCAGTACCGCGAGCTTGCGGCCTTTGCCCAGTTCGGATCGGACCTCGATAAATCGACGCAGTCGCAGCTCGAACGCGGCAAGCGGCTGACCGAGATCCTAAAGCAGGGCCAGTATCAGCCGATGGAGGTCGAGGACCAGGTGATCATCATCTGGACCGTTACCAACGGCTTTGCCGACGACGTTGCGGTCGAAGACCTGAAGGAATTTGAATCCCAGCTTCATTCCTATATGAAGAACACGCAGCCGGGTGTGATGAACGGCCTGCGGGAAAAGAAGGCCCTTGACGACGCTCTGAAGGCCGAGCTTAAGGAAGCGATCGAAGACTTCAAGGCGACCCGCTGGGGCAAGGAAGAAGCCGGAGCGGCAGCAGCATAG
- the atpG gene encoding ATP synthase F1 subunit gamma, giving the protein MASLLDMRRRIKSVKNTQQITKAMKMVAAAKLKRAQDRVIASRPFAKKMSEVLGSLSARVSDDFSHPLLEERGDMNYLLVLVTADKGLAGAFNANVIKAAQAFIADNPGKNIRMMPVGRKGRDFFKRREMDLTSEYVGITGAGTVRYTDAAEIGQDVIKTFTEDETIDKVFLIFTEFKTVLSQKPIVEQLLPIPKIASEGASEEAGEAEYIYEQPPAEIFGKLLPKQVETQIYRSMLESVASEQGSRMTAMDSASKNAGELIDSLTLNMNRIRQAAITKEIIEVVSGAAAL; this is encoded by the coding sequence ATGGCAAGTCTTTTGGACATGCGCCGGCGAATTAAGTCGGTCAAAAACACGCAGCAGATCACCAAGGCGATGAAGATGGTGGCGGCGGCAAAGCTTAAGCGGGCACAGGACCGCGTTATTGCCTCACGCCCGTTTGCCAAGAAGATGTCTGAGGTGCTCGGCAGCCTGAGTGCGCGAGTTTCGGATGATTTTTCGCATCCGCTCTTGGAAGAGCGTGGTGACATGAATTATCTCCTCGTGCTCGTTACGGCAGACAAGGGCCTCGCCGGTGCCTTCAACGCAAACGTCATCAAGGCCGCCCAGGCATTCATCGCCGATAACCCCGGAAAGAATATCCGGATGATGCCGGTCGGCCGCAAGGGCCGCGACTTTTTCAAGCGACGCGAGATGGACCTCACCTCGGAGTACGTCGGCATCACAGGCGCGGGAACGGTGCGATACACCGACGCCGCCGAGATCGGCCAGGATGTGATCAAGACCTTTACCGAGGACGAGACGATCGACAAGGTCTTTCTTATCTTTACCGAGTTCAAGACCGTACTTTCGCAAAAGCCGATCGTCGAGCAGCTTTTGCCGATCCCGAAGATCGCTTCCGAAGGCGCGAGCGAAGAAGCGGGCGAGGCCGAATATATCTATGAGCAGCCGCCGGCCGAGATCTTCGGCAAGCTGCTGCCCAAGCAGGTCGAGACACAGATCTACCGCTCAATGCTCGAATCCGTCGCCTCGGAACAGGGCTCGCGGATGACGGCAATGGATTCGGCCTCAAAGAACGCCGGCGAACTCATCGACTCGCTAACGCTCAATATGAACCGCATCCGCCAGGCGGCGATCACCAAGGAGATCATCGAGGTCGTCTCCGGCGCCGCGGCTCTCTAA